In Aegilops tauschii subsp. strangulata cultivar AL8/78 chromosome 3, Aet v6.0, whole genome shotgun sequence, one genomic interval encodes:
- the LOC109759081 gene encoding transcription initiation factor TFIID subunit 9 translates to MDSGGVRPSLPSAAAAAGGASGPDEPRDARAVRELLRSMGLGEGEYEPRVVHQFLDLAYRYVRDVLGDAQVYADHAAKPQLDADDVRLAIQAKVNFSFSQPPPREVLLELARSRNKIRLPKSIAPPGSIPLPPEQDTLLSENYQLLPALKPPTQTEEAEDDNERADAIPANPSSNYSQDQRGSEQHQPQSQSQRVSFQLNAVAAAAAKRPLVTIDQLSMG, encoded by the exons ATGGACAGCGGCGGCGTGCGGCCATCGCTTCcgtccgcggcggcggcggcgggaggagccTCCGGCCCGGACGAGCCTCGCGACGCGCGCGCGGTGCGGGAGCTCCTCCGGTCGATGGGGCTCGGCGAGGGCGAGTACGAGCCGCGCGTAGTGCACCAGTTCCTGGACCTGGCCTACCGCTACGTCCGGGACGTGCTCGGCGACGCCCAGGTCTACGCCGACCACGCGGCCAAGCCCCAGCTCGACgccgacgacgttcgcctcgccATCCAGGCCAAGGTCAACTTCTCCTTCTCCCAGCCGCCGCCCCGCGAG GTTCTACTTGAGTTGGCACGCAGCCGGAACAAGATCCGGCTGCCCAAGTCTATCGCTCCACCTGGCTCGattcctcttccacctgagcaggACACTTTGTTAAGTGAAAACTACCAGCTCCTACCCGCACTGAAGCCACCAACTCAGACTGAAGAAGCAGAAGATGACAACGAGAGAGCCGACGCAATCCCTGCCAATCCCAGTTCAAACTATTCGCAGGATCAGAGAGGCAGCGAGCAACATCAGCCTCAGAGCCAGAGCCAGAGGGTTTCTTTCCAACTGAACGCGGTGGCTGCCGCGGCTGCAAAACGCCCTCTAGTGACAATTGATCAGTTGAGCATGGGCTAA